From a single Phragmites australis chromosome 7, lpPhrAust1.1, whole genome shotgun sequence genomic region:
- the LOC133923962 gene encoding uncharacterized protein LOC133923962 isoform X2: MKGGRLHRLQPQAHLVAAAAPAPAPTDDWVDGSWTVDCSCGVTFDDGEEMVSCDECNVWVHTRCARYVRGVHTSFSCHNCRSKRAPSSSADEAEVAELLAELPTHPPPPLYCRWAEVPLLARVHVHGLPGGGDSALFRSAPSFSAALWRCTGYVPKRFGFRYCEFPSWDDDKDGADALFAMAREKCRETADTRSLLVCAEPKEKHYVRSLSGCGKKVDSGQHALPPLTEAKKREPDTWEDGCQQREGRAVPDAVHEDHYTKTNMASSDLQAVYTKKKMAESLEQSGDKKCPKEIPGMLNKDEQKDSLKLEASGVRTTSSVAEQEVHSGFIGVEVSMYKQQAEGNHSAGLKSGIMNLGPNKMHDMRGLQKQSNQTSNLQDVAGVPELQIVQSKSQIIRTEPSSQENEIADAIQLVSDDYKSDKQGLGDTAGSSIVQRNLSKLTYDSVCCEHPKSETENPMHTVAEHPNLFSSVGKVCTSFSGSISIPCELSHSLVSKELSSAGNTDPLTKKELVSPTDSKHDSAKLSEESSQEVTRCSEKVQLKGSLPSAPKSSQASRIYVSRVKPRLPISKEQSQKTATTGGTSARPFHGEAPPLQSRNKAVPSSSSQKKDKMLQRTIHVTQDGCNNSTELRTSDSTASLSDEQLALLLHQQLNSSSRVPRVPRCHQASGTQMLHPTGATVVSKRSSAHGGRDHATVLKKRNKEDTLKDSEDTKRTEKAPFVEQRQRDSSAEHVPSVKDSCRLAENIASEQINDGVCSTGANTGLAKDDSMDSSVSRSLPGLIDEMVSKNINITYGELCDAIHEEKEGVGSPC; the protein is encoded by the exons ATGAAGGGCGGCCGCCTGCACCGTCTGCAGCCGCAGGCCCACCTCGTCGCGGCGGCCGCCCCCGCCCCTGCGCCGACCGACGATTGGGTGGACGGCTCGTGGACGGTGGACTGCTCCTGCGGCGTCACGTTCGACGACGGCGAGGAAATGGTCAGCTGCGACGAGTGCAACGTGTGGGTGCACACGCGGTGCGCGCGCTACGTCCGCGGTGTGCACACCTCCTTCTCGTGCCACAACTGCAGGTCCAAGCGCGCGCCCTCCTCTTCTGCCGACGAGGCCGAGGTCGCCGAGCTCCTCGCCGAGCTGCCCACCCACCCACCACCCCCTCTATACTGCCGCTGGGCTGAGGTCCCGCTCCTCGCCCGTGTCCACGTACACGGGCTCCCTGGCGGGGGCGACTCCGCCCTGTTCCGCAGCGCCCCTTCCTTCTCCGCCGCTCTGTGGCGCTGCACCGGCTATGTTCCCAAGAGGTTCGGCTTTCGCTACTGTGAGTTCCCCTCCTGGGATGACGACAAGGACGGCGCGGATGCTCTGTTTGCGATGGCCAGAGAGAAGTGCAGGGAGACGGCGGACACCAGGTCCCTCCTGGTATGTGCCGAACCGAAGGAGAAGCATTACGTCCGGAGCCTAAGCGGCTGTGGCAAGAAAGTTGACAGTGGTCAGCACGCATTGCCTCCTCTGACCGAGGCTAAGAAGAGAG AGCCTGATACTTGGGAGGATGGGTGTCAGCAGAGAGagggtcgtgccgtgccagaTGCTGTGCATGAGGATCATTACACCAAAACAAATATGGCCAGTTCTGATTTACAAGCTGTTTATACCAAGAAGAAAATGGCGGAATCCTTGGAACAGAGTGGGGATAAGAAGTGCCCCAAGGAAATTCCTGGGATGCTGAACAAGGATGAGCAAAAGGACTCCTTGAAGTTGGAGGCCTCTGGAGTTAGAACTACATCATCTGTGGCAGAACAAGAAGTGCACTCAGGATTCATCGGGGTAGAG GTTAGCATGTATAAGCAACAAGCAGAAGGGAATCATAGTGCGGGCTTAAAGTCTGGCATAATGAATCTAG GTCCCAACAAAATGCATGACATGCGGGGCCTTCAGAAGCAATCAAATCAAACTTCAAATCTGCAGGATGTTGCTGGCGTACCAGAATTGCAGATTGTTCAGTCAAAATCACAGATTATTAGAACAGAGCCTAGTTCACAGGAAAATGAGATAGCTGATGCTATCCAATTAGTAAGTGATGACTATAAAAGTGATAAACAAGGTCTGGGGGATACTGCAGGTTCTTCAATTGTTCAAAGAAATTTATCCAAGTTAACATATGATTCAGTATGTTGTGAACATCCAAAATCTGAGACAGAAAATCCGATGCACACAGTTGCGGAGCATCCAAACTTGTTTTCCAGTGTTGGAAAAGTTTGTACATCTTTTTCTGGTTCTATATCTATACCATGCGAGTTATCACACTCATTGGTATCCAAAGAACTGTCATCAGCAGGGAACACTGACCCTTTAACAAAAAAGGAACTGGTCTCACCTACTGACAGCAAACATGATTCTGCAAAATTATCTGAAGAAAGTTCCCAGGAAGTAACAAGGTGCTCTGAGAAAGTTCAGCTGAAaggctcactgccttctgcacCAAAATCATCTCAGGCAAGTAGAATATATGTGTCCAGAGTCAAACCTAGATTACCAATATCAAAGGAGCAGTCACAGAAGACAGCCACCACCGGAGGCACCTCAGCAAGACCATTCCATGGAGAAGCGCCACCACTGCAATCTCGTAACAAGGCAGTGCCTTCCAGTTCTTCCCAGAAAAAGGACAAGATGCTCCAGCGCACTATTCATGTCACACAGGACGGTTGCAATAATTCGACTGAGCTGCGAACATCTGATTCGACTGCTTCGCTGAGTGATGAACAG CTTGCATTATTGTTGCATCAACAATTAAACAGCTCCTCTAGAGTACCAAGGGTGCCACGTTGCCATCAAGCATCTGGTACACAGATGCTGCATCCAACTGGTGCAACTGTTGTTTCAAAGCGGTCTTCAGCTCATGGAGGAAGGGATCATGCAACG GTTTTAAAGAAGAGAAACAAAGAGGATACATTGAAAGATAGTGAGGATACCAAGAGGACAGAAAAGGCGCCTTTTGTTGAACAAAGACAGAGAGATTCTAGTGCAGAACATGTTCCTTCTGTGAAGGACTCATGCAGATTAGCTGAAAATATAGCATCAGAACAGATCAATGATGGCGTTTGTTCAACTGGAGCTAACACTGGTTTAGCAAAGGATGATTCAATGGATAGTAGTGTTTCACGAAGTCTACCTG GATTGATTGATGAAATGGTCAGTAAGAACATAAATATAACTTATGGGGAACTGTGTGATGCTATTCATGAG GAAAAGGAGGGAGTGGGCTCACCTTGTTGA
- the LOC133923962 gene encoding uncharacterized protein LOC133923962 isoform X1 — protein sequence MKGGRLHRLQPQAHLVAAAAPAPAPTDDWVDGSWTVDCSCGVTFDDGEEMVSCDECNVWVHTRCARYVRGVHTSFSCHNCRSKRAPSSSADEAEVAELLAELPTHPPPPLYCRWAEVPLLARVHVHGLPGGGDSALFRSAPSFSAALWRCTGYVPKRFGFRYCEFPSWDDDKDGADALFAMAREKCRETADTRSLLVCAEPKEKHYVRSLSGCGKKVDSGQHALPPLTEAKKREPDTWEDGCQQREGRAVPDAVHEDHYTKTNMASSDLQAVYTKKKMAESLEQSGDKKCPKEIPGMLNKDEQKDSLKLEASGVRTTSSVAEQEVHSGFIGVEVSMYKQQAEGNHSAGLKSGIMNLGPNKMHDMRGLQKQSNQTSNLQDVAGVPELQIVQSKSQIIRTEPSSQENEIADAIQLVSDDYKSDKQGLGDTAGSSIVQRNLSKLTYDSVCCEHPKSETENPMHTVAEHPNLFSSVGKVCTSFSGSISIPCELSHSLVSKELSSAGNTDPLTKKELVSPTDSKHDSAKLSEESSQEVTRCSEKVQLKGSLPSAPKSSQASRIYVSRVKPRLPISKEQSQKTATTGGTSARPFHGEAPPLQSRNKAVPSSSSQKKDKMLQRTIHVTQDGCNNSTELRTSDSTASLSDEQLALLLHQQLNSSSRVPRVPRCHQASGTQMLHPTGATVVSKRSSAHGGRDHATVLKKRNKEDTLKDSEDTKRTEKAPFVEQRQRDSSAEHVPSVKDSCRLAENIASEQINDGVCSTGANTGLAKDDSMDSSVSRSLPGLIDEMVSKNINITYGELCDAIHEHFSDLRKTNEEDYSYPSYLHAINDCLRKRREWAHLVDQSPKTNSNKRRKGESDSLLADVLESDNMINGPKRDSEEESADLHQEDLPRGKRKALKRRRLEVKGRTVRDTRKRSSIDSSSEDAAATFSDSSSDRNDTPMDDVNQENNHVAPGTGGYMEAKSADSSS from the exons ATGAAGGGCGGCCGCCTGCACCGTCTGCAGCCGCAGGCCCACCTCGTCGCGGCGGCCGCCCCCGCCCCTGCGCCGACCGACGATTGGGTGGACGGCTCGTGGACGGTGGACTGCTCCTGCGGCGTCACGTTCGACGACGGCGAGGAAATGGTCAGCTGCGACGAGTGCAACGTGTGGGTGCACACGCGGTGCGCGCGCTACGTCCGCGGTGTGCACACCTCCTTCTCGTGCCACAACTGCAGGTCCAAGCGCGCGCCCTCCTCTTCTGCCGACGAGGCCGAGGTCGCCGAGCTCCTCGCCGAGCTGCCCACCCACCCACCACCCCCTCTATACTGCCGCTGGGCTGAGGTCCCGCTCCTCGCCCGTGTCCACGTACACGGGCTCCCTGGCGGGGGCGACTCCGCCCTGTTCCGCAGCGCCCCTTCCTTCTCCGCCGCTCTGTGGCGCTGCACCGGCTATGTTCCCAAGAGGTTCGGCTTTCGCTACTGTGAGTTCCCCTCCTGGGATGACGACAAGGACGGCGCGGATGCTCTGTTTGCGATGGCCAGAGAGAAGTGCAGGGAGACGGCGGACACCAGGTCCCTCCTGGTATGTGCCGAACCGAAGGAGAAGCATTACGTCCGGAGCCTAAGCGGCTGTGGCAAGAAAGTTGACAGTGGTCAGCACGCATTGCCTCCTCTGACCGAGGCTAAGAAGAGAG AGCCTGATACTTGGGAGGATGGGTGTCAGCAGAGAGagggtcgtgccgtgccagaTGCTGTGCATGAGGATCATTACACCAAAACAAATATGGCCAGTTCTGATTTACAAGCTGTTTATACCAAGAAGAAAATGGCGGAATCCTTGGAACAGAGTGGGGATAAGAAGTGCCCCAAGGAAATTCCTGGGATGCTGAACAAGGATGAGCAAAAGGACTCCTTGAAGTTGGAGGCCTCTGGAGTTAGAACTACATCATCTGTGGCAGAACAAGAAGTGCACTCAGGATTCATCGGGGTAGAG GTTAGCATGTATAAGCAACAAGCAGAAGGGAATCATAGTGCGGGCTTAAAGTCTGGCATAATGAATCTAG GTCCCAACAAAATGCATGACATGCGGGGCCTTCAGAAGCAATCAAATCAAACTTCAAATCTGCAGGATGTTGCTGGCGTACCAGAATTGCAGATTGTTCAGTCAAAATCACAGATTATTAGAACAGAGCCTAGTTCACAGGAAAATGAGATAGCTGATGCTATCCAATTAGTAAGTGATGACTATAAAAGTGATAAACAAGGTCTGGGGGATACTGCAGGTTCTTCAATTGTTCAAAGAAATTTATCCAAGTTAACATATGATTCAGTATGTTGTGAACATCCAAAATCTGAGACAGAAAATCCGATGCACACAGTTGCGGAGCATCCAAACTTGTTTTCCAGTGTTGGAAAAGTTTGTACATCTTTTTCTGGTTCTATATCTATACCATGCGAGTTATCACACTCATTGGTATCCAAAGAACTGTCATCAGCAGGGAACACTGACCCTTTAACAAAAAAGGAACTGGTCTCACCTACTGACAGCAAACATGATTCTGCAAAATTATCTGAAGAAAGTTCCCAGGAAGTAACAAGGTGCTCTGAGAAAGTTCAGCTGAAaggctcactgccttctgcacCAAAATCATCTCAGGCAAGTAGAATATATGTGTCCAGAGTCAAACCTAGATTACCAATATCAAAGGAGCAGTCACAGAAGACAGCCACCACCGGAGGCACCTCAGCAAGACCATTCCATGGAGAAGCGCCACCACTGCAATCTCGTAACAAGGCAGTGCCTTCCAGTTCTTCCCAGAAAAAGGACAAGATGCTCCAGCGCACTATTCATGTCACACAGGACGGTTGCAATAATTCGACTGAGCTGCGAACATCTGATTCGACTGCTTCGCTGAGTGATGAACAG CTTGCATTATTGTTGCATCAACAATTAAACAGCTCCTCTAGAGTACCAAGGGTGCCACGTTGCCATCAAGCATCTGGTACACAGATGCTGCATCCAACTGGTGCAACTGTTGTTTCAAAGCGGTCTTCAGCTCATGGAGGAAGGGATCATGCAACG GTTTTAAAGAAGAGAAACAAAGAGGATACATTGAAAGATAGTGAGGATACCAAGAGGACAGAAAAGGCGCCTTTTGTTGAACAAAGACAGAGAGATTCTAGTGCAGAACATGTTCCTTCTGTGAAGGACTCATGCAGATTAGCTGAAAATATAGCATCAGAACAGATCAATGATGGCGTTTGTTCAACTGGAGCTAACACTGGTTTAGCAAAGGATGATTCAATGGATAGTAGTGTTTCACGAAGTCTACCTG GATTGATTGATGAAATGGTCAGTAAGAACATAAATATAACTTATGGGGAACTGTGTGATGCTATTCATGAG CATTttagtgatttaagaaaaacCAATGAGGAAGATTATTCATATCCCAGCTATTTGCATGCCATCAATGATTGTCTTAGGAAAAGGAGGGAGTGGGCTCACCTTGTTGACCAGTCTCCAAAG ACGAATTCAAATAAGCGTCGAAAAGGGGAAAGTGACTCTTTGTTGGCTGATGTACTGGAATCAGATAACATGATAAATGGACCCAAAAGGGATTCAGAAGAGGAAAGTGCTGATTTGCATCAAGAAGACCTGCCTAGAGGCAAACGAAAGGCTCTGAAACGCAGGCGACTTGAAGTCAAAGGGAGGACGGTCAGGGATACGAGGAAGAGATCTAGCATTGATTCTTCCTCGGAAGATGCTGCTGCCACCTTCTCTGATTCCAGTAGTGACAGAAATGATACCCCCATGGATGACGTTAACCAAGAAAATAATCATGTTGCTCCGGGAACTGGTGGTTACATGGAAGCTAAGAGTGCAGATTCAAGTTCATAG